The following coding sequences lie in one Danio rerio strain Tuebingen ecotype United States chromosome 25, GRCz12tu, whole genome shotgun sequence genomic window:
- the LOC110438410 gene encoding uncharacterized protein isoform X1: MADRIPQSDKRSSTVNSDLMTLAICFASQTENNMSTVFFTRENLITPVFVHNYHQSDSMASPTTPTMSRSPTENPEKRRKGKRVSAFFKRAWKAAKRPFLSCDRSRVVPFEPQSDVNDFEHLPVPGPSRTVTAHADLEPVLLPGQVCEEPQPLSVPGPSRIKQTAEVPNADPARPESSTALTGHVDTEQMRPPVQVCDSLESLAVPGPSRIKPTTIADHVDPEQMCPPVQVCEEPQPLSVPGPSRIKQTADSAQPESSTALNGHVDTELVCLPGQVCEDPQPISVHGPSSTKKMTDADSACPESPPSVQDPSKIDGTDEKPKKGRKWKRVSAFFKRVWKAAKRPFLCCDTDVVQRFTPQPEPELESDPDLDSECLPGQGGFDLSQFEVGDLIGKGAFGEVYVASHKRKKRVKVALKCMMKSQEDRYLDVDGHSTPVLAEVAMMLRLRNAPRCPNIIRLHDWVELEDNFVLILEYAESCQTLLQYIKDTGDIEENQARRLMRQLIRAVMFCTERGVFHGDIHTANILVTLPRLELKLIDFGCAQPITHKPFNKSDYRGAGHGMPPEALRGRVFHANPAYVWTIGIMLYEIMHGRLAFCNRQSLMFGSIQINPRLSTACVDLISQCLIRNPVQRLQLHQVEEHCWFNPTTPNPVKQFFKRRKH, translated from the exons ATGGCCGACAGAATTCCTCAGAGTGACAAACGATCGAGTAcagtgaacagtgatttaatgactTTAGCGATTTGTTTTGCATCTCAAACAGAAAATAATATGTCAACTGTGTTTTTTACTCGAGAAAATTTGATCACGCCTGTATTTGTCCACAACTATCATCAGAGTGACTCGATGGCTTCTCCTACAACTCCTACCATGTCGAGAAGCCCAACAG AAAACCCAGAGAAACGGAGGAAAGGGAAAAGAGTctctgctttctttaagagagCATGGAAGGCTGCAAAGCGCCCTTTCCTTAGCTGTGACCGGAGCAGAGTGGTTCCCTTTGAACCACAGTCGGATGTCAATGATTTCGAGCATCTGCCTGTTCCAGGTCCCTCCAGGACCGTCACAGCACATGCAGACCTTGAGCCGGTGTTGCTGCCAGGCCAGGTCTGTGAAGAACCtcagccgttgagtgttccgggcccctcCAGGATCAAGCAAACAGCAGAAGTGCCAAATGCAGATCCGGCCCGTCCTGAGTCCTCAACGGCCCTCACAGGTCATGTTGACACTGAgcagatgcgtccgccagtccaggtctgCGACAGTCTTGAGTCGTTGGCTGTTCCAGGACCTTCCAGGATCAAGCCAACGACCATCGCAGATCATGTTGACCCTGAACAGATGTgtccgccagtccaggtctgtgaagaacctcagccgttgagtgttccgggcccctcCAGGATCAAGCAAACAGCAGATTCGGCCCAACCTGAGTCCTCAACGGCCCTCAACGGTCATGTTGACACTGAGCTGGTGTGTCTGCCAGGCCAGGTCTGTGAAGATCCTCAGCCAATCAGTGTCCATGGCCCCTCCAGTACTAAGAAAATGACGGATGCAGATTCGGCCTGTCCTGAGTCGCCTCCGTCTGTTCAAGACCCCTCTAAAATTGATGGGACTGATG aaaaaccCAAGAAAGGAAGGAAATGGAAAAGAGTCTCTGCTTTCTTCAAGAGAGTATGGAAGGCTGCGAAGCGTCCTTTCCTGTGCTGTGACACAGATGTAGTCCAGCGTTTTACGCCACAGCCTGAGCCCGAGCTCGAGTCAGACCCAGACCTTGACTCAGAATGTCTGCCAGGCCAGGGTG GATTTGATCTGTCTCAGTTTGAAGTCGGAGACCTGATTGGAAAAGGAGCCTTTGGCGAGGTGTATGTGGCATCTCACAAACGCAAGAAAAGAGTAAAG gtTGCCCTGAAGTGTATGATGAAGAGTCAAGAGGACCGTTATCTGGACGTT GATGGTCATTCCACACCTGTGCTTGCGGAAGTGGCAATGATGCTTAGGTTGAGGAATGCACCGCGATGTCCAAACATCATCAGATTACACGACTGGGTTGAGCTTGAGGACAACTTTGTTCTCATTCTGGAGTACGCAGAGTCATGCCAGACCTTGCTTCAGTACATCAAAGATACAGGGGACATTGAAGAAAACCAAGCACGCCGGTTAATGCGTCAGTTGATCCGAGCCGTAATGTTCTGCACCGAGCGTGGAGTTTTCCACGGTGATATACACACGGCGAACATCCTGGTGACTCTACCCCGATTAGAGCTCAAATTGATCGACTTCGGTTGTGCTCAGCCAATTACCCACAAGCCTTTCAACAAAAGTGACTATCGAG GAGCTGGACACGGCATGCCACCTGAGGCTTTGAGGGGTCGTGTATTCCATGCTAACCCGGCATATGTCTGGACAATAGGCATCATGCTGTATGAAATAATGCATGGACGACTGGCCTTTTGTAACAGACAGTCATTAATGTTTGGCTCCATTCAGATAAACCCCAGATTATCTACAG CATGCGTGGACCTGATTTCCCAGTGTTTGATCCGTAATCCAGTTCAACGGCTACAGTTACATCAGGTTGAAGAGCACTGCTGGTTCAATCCAACGACCCCAAATCCTGTGAAGCAGTTCTTCAAGAGAAG AAAACACTAA
- the LOC110438410 gene encoding uncharacterized protein isoform X2 yields MYKKTGKQENLITPVFVHNYHQSDSMASPTTPTMSRSPTENPEKRRKGKRVSAFFKRAWKAAKRPFLSCDRSRVVPFEPQSDVNDFEHLPVPGPSRTVTAHADLEPVLLPGQVCEEPQPLSVPGPSRIKQTAEVPNADPARPESSTALTGHVDTEQMRPPVQVCDSLESLAVPGPSRIKPTTIADHVDPEQMCPPVQVCEEPQPLSVPGPSRIKQTADSAQPESSTALNGHVDTELVCLPGQVCEDPQPISVHGPSSTKKMTDADSACPESPPSVQDPSKIDGTDEKPKKGRKWKRVSAFFKRVWKAAKRPFLCCDTDVVQRFTPQPEPELESDPDLDSECLPGQGGFDLSQFEVGDLIGKGAFGEVYVASHKRKKRVKVALKCMMKSQEDRYLDVDGHSTPVLAEVAMMLRLRNAPRCPNIIRLHDWVELEDNFVLILEYAESCQTLLQYIKDTGDIEENQARRLMRQLIRAVMFCTERGVFHGDIHTANILVTLPRLELKLIDFGCAQPITHKPFNKSDYRGAGHGMPPEALRGRVFHANPAYVWTIGIMLYEIMHGRLAFCNRQSLMFGSIQINPRLSTACVDLISQCLIRNPVQRLQLHQVEEHCWFNPTTPNPVKQFFKRRKH; encoded by the exons atgtaCAAAAAGACTGGCAAACAGG AAAATTTGATCACGCCTGTATTTGTCCACAACTATCATCAGAGTGACTCGATGGCTTCTCCTACAACTCCTACCATGTCGAGAAGCCCAACAG AAAACCCAGAGAAACGGAGGAAAGGGAAAAGAGTctctgctttctttaagagagCATGGAAGGCTGCAAAGCGCCCTTTCCTTAGCTGTGACCGGAGCAGAGTGGTTCCCTTTGAACCACAGTCGGATGTCAATGATTTCGAGCATCTGCCTGTTCCAGGTCCCTCCAGGACCGTCACAGCACATGCAGACCTTGAGCCGGTGTTGCTGCCAGGCCAGGTCTGTGAAGAACCtcagccgttgagtgttccgggcccctcCAGGATCAAGCAAACAGCAGAAGTGCCAAATGCAGATCCGGCCCGTCCTGAGTCCTCAACGGCCCTCACAGGTCATGTTGACACTGAgcagatgcgtccgccagtccaggtctgCGACAGTCTTGAGTCGTTGGCTGTTCCAGGACCTTCCAGGATCAAGCCAACGACCATCGCAGATCATGTTGACCCTGAACAGATGTgtccgccagtccaggtctgtgaagaacctcagccgttgagtgttccgggcccctcCAGGATCAAGCAAACAGCAGATTCGGCCCAACCTGAGTCCTCAACGGCCCTCAACGGTCATGTTGACACTGAGCTGGTGTGTCTGCCAGGCCAGGTCTGTGAAGATCCTCAGCCAATCAGTGTCCATGGCCCCTCCAGTACTAAGAAAATGACGGATGCAGATTCGGCCTGTCCTGAGTCGCCTCCGTCTGTTCAAGACCCCTCTAAAATTGATGGGACTGATG aaaaaccCAAGAAAGGAAGGAAATGGAAAAGAGTCTCTGCTTTCTTCAAGAGAGTATGGAAGGCTGCGAAGCGTCCTTTCCTGTGCTGTGACACAGATGTAGTCCAGCGTTTTACGCCACAGCCTGAGCCCGAGCTCGAGTCAGACCCAGACCTTGACTCAGAATGTCTGCCAGGCCAGGGTG GATTTGATCTGTCTCAGTTTGAAGTCGGAGACCTGATTGGAAAAGGAGCCTTTGGCGAGGTGTATGTGGCATCTCACAAACGCAAGAAAAGAGTAAAG gtTGCCCTGAAGTGTATGATGAAGAGTCAAGAGGACCGTTATCTGGACGTT GATGGTCATTCCACACCTGTGCTTGCGGAAGTGGCAATGATGCTTAGGTTGAGGAATGCACCGCGATGTCCAAACATCATCAGATTACACGACTGGGTTGAGCTTGAGGACAACTTTGTTCTCATTCTGGAGTACGCAGAGTCATGCCAGACCTTGCTTCAGTACATCAAAGATACAGGGGACATTGAAGAAAACCAAGCACGCCGGTTAATGCGTCAGTTGATCCGAGCCGTAATGTTCTGCACCGAGCGTGGAGTTTTCCACGGTGATATACACACGGCGAACATCCTGGTGACTCTACCCCGATTAGAGCTCAAATTGATCGACTTCGGTTGTGCTCAGCCAATTACCCACAAGCCTTTCAACAAAAGTGACTATCGAG GAGCTGGACACGGCATGCCACCTGAGGCTTTGAGGGGTCGTGTATTCCATGCTAACCCGGCATATGTCTGGACAATAGGCATCATGCTGTATGAAATAATGCATGGACGACTGGCCTTTTGTAACAGACAGTCATTAATGTTTGGCTCCATTCAGATAAACCCCAGATTATCTACAG CATGCGTGGACCTGATTTCCCAGTGTTTGATCCGTAATCCAGTTCAACGGCTACAGTTACATCAGGTTGAAGAGCACTGCTGGTTCAATCCAACGACCCCAAATCCTGTGAAGCAGTTCTTCAAGAGAAG AAAACACTAA
- the LOC141380917 gene encoding serine/threonine-protein kinase pim-3-like isoform X1 gives MLGTISYTTSKWPTYKQAHFMGRSEDGQGELPLEVALMTRITSAPGSPSVLQLLDWFDHPRRYVLILECPAPCQDLQSFCEENGCLDEHLAKKVLVLRRPAPEHQAREPADLHIVPGHQATGLLLWSSAEALGLQILCRHRYNATPPTVWSIGVTLYNILCDCFPFRGAQRVTSRSRLTFPRGLSTGKRFRHNQLLLLRL, from the exons atgctaggaaccattTCCTACACTACATCcaaatggccgacatacaaacaagcacattttatgggaaggagtGAG GACGGTCAGGGTGagctgccgctggaggtggcgTTGATGACCCGCATAACTTCAGCTCCTGGCTCccccagtgtcctgcagctgctggactggtttgacCATCCCAGACGCTACGTCCTGATCCTGGAGTGTCCGGCTCCTTGCCAAGatctccagagcttctgtgaggagaacggctgtctggacgagcatctggccaagaaagtgctggtgctGCGGCGTCCTGCACCGGAACAtcaagccagagaacctgctgatctccacatagtcccaggacatcaagctaCTGGACTTCTGCTGTGGAGCTCTGCTgaagcgctcggcctacaaatactttgcAG ACATCGCTACAATGCCACTCCACCTACAGTCTGGTCAATAGGAGTGACGCTCTACAACATCCTGTGTGACTGTTTCCCCTTCAGAGGCGCACAGAGAGTCACATCCAGAAGCAGACTGACCTTCCCTAGGGgcttgtcaacaggtaagagattcaGACACAATCAGCTTCTTCTGCTGCGTCTGTGA
- the LOC141380917 gene encoding serine/threonine-protein kinase pim-3-like isoform X3, with protein sequence MTRITSAPGSPSVLQLLDWFDHPRRYVLILECPAPCQDLQSFCEENGCLDEHLAKKVLVLRRPAPEHQAREPADLHIVPGHQATGLLLWSSAEALGLQILCRHRYNATPPTVWSIGVTLYNILCDCFPFRGAQRVTSRSRLTFPRGLSTGRSG encoded by the exons ATGACCCGCATAACTTCAGCTCCTGGCTCccccagtgtcctgcagctgctggactggtttgacCATCCCAGACGCTACGTCCTGATCCTGGAGTGTCCGGCTCCTTGCCAAGatctccagagcttctgtgaggagaacggctgtctggacgagcatctggccaagaaagtgctggtgctGCGGCGTCCTGCACCGGAACAtcaagccagagaacctgctgatctccacatagtcccaggacatcaagctaCTGGACTTCTGCTGTGGAGCTCTGCTgaagcgctcggcctacaaatactttgcAG ACATCGCTACAATGCCACTCCACCTACAGTCTGGTCAATAGGAGTGACGCTCTACAACATCCTGTGTGACTGTTTCCCCTTCAGAGGCGCACAGAGAGTCACATCCAGAAGCAGACTGACCTTCCCTAGGGgcttgtcaacag